From the Homo sapiens chromosome 1, GRCh38.p14 Primary Assembly genome, one window contains:
- the SRRM1 gene encoding serine/arginine repetitive matrix protein 1 isoform 3 (isoform 3 is encoded by transcript variant 3), giving the protein MSKVNLEVIKPWITKRVTEILGFEDDVVIEFIFNQLEVKNPDSKMMQINLTGFLNGKNAREFMGELWPLLLSAQENIAGIPSAFLELKKEEIKQRQIEQEKLASMKKQDEDKDKRDKEEKESSREKRERSRSPRRRKSRSPSPRRRSSPVRRERKRSHSRSPRHRTKSRSPSPAPEKKEKTPELPEPSVKVKEPSVQEATSTSDILKVPKPEPIPEPKEPSPEKNSKKEKEKEKTRPRSRSRSKSRSRTRSRSPSHTRPRRRHRSRSRSYSPRRRPSPRRRPSPRRRTPPRRMPPPPRHRRSRSPVRRRRRSSASLSGSSSSSSSSRSRSPPKKPPKRTSSPPRKTRRLSPSASPPRRRHRPSPPATPPPKTRHSPTPQQSNRTRKSRVSVSPGRTSVTKHKGTEKRESPSPAPKPRKVELSESEEDKGGKMAAADSVQQRRQYRRQNQQSSSDSGSSSSSEDERPKRSHVKNGEVGRRRRHSPSRSASPSPRKRQKETSPRMQMGKRWQSPVTKSGRRRRSPSPPPTRRRRSPSPAPPPRRRRTPTPPPRRRTPSPPPRRRSPSPRRYSPPIQRRYSPSPPPKRRTASPPPPPKRRASPSPPPKRRVSHSPPPKQRSSPVTKRRSPSLSSKHRKGSSPSRSTREARSPQPNKRHSPSPRPRAPQTSSSPPPVRRGASSSPQRRQSPSPSTRPIRRVSRTPEPKKIKKAASPSPQSVRRVSSSRSVSGSPEPAAKKPPAPPSPVQSQSPSTNWSPAVPVKKAKSPTPSPSPPRNSDQEGGGKKKKKKKDKKHKKDKKHKKHKKHKKEKAVAAAAAAAVTPAAIAAATTTLAQEEPVAAPEPKKETESEAEDNLDDLEKHLREKALRSMRKAQVSPQS; this is encoded by the exons ATGAGCAAAGTAAATTTGGAGGTTATAAAGCCTTGGATAACAAAAAGAGTAACGGAAATCCTTGGGTTTGAAGATGATGTTGTGATTGAGTTTATATTCAACCAGCTGGAAGTGAAG AATCCAGACTCCAAAATGATGCAAATCAACCTGACTGGATTTTTGAATGGAAAAAATGCTCGAGAATTTATGGGAGAACTGTGGCCCCTGCTGCTAAGTGCACAAGAAAACATCGCGGGAATCCCTTCTGCTTTCCTAgaactgaagaaagaagaaataaaacaaagacag ATTGAACAAGAAAAACTGGCATCTATGAAAAAGCAAGATGAAGACAAAGATAAAAgagataaggaagaaaaagaaagcagcagaGAAAAAAGGGAGCGGTCTCGTAGCCCAAGAAG ACGCAAATCCAGATCTCCTTCCCCTAGAAGACGATCTTCCCCtgtcaggagagagagaaagcgcAGTCATTCTCGATCTCCCCGTCACAGAACCAAGAGCCGGAGTCCTTCCCCTGctccagaaaagaaggaaaaaactccagaGCTCCCAGAACCTTCAGTGAAAGTAAAAGAACCTTCAGTACAAGAGGCTACTTCTACTAG TGACATTCTGAAAGTTCCCAAACCTGAACCTATACCAGAGCCTAAAGAACCTTCTCcggaaaaaaattccaaaaaagaaaaggagaaggagaagaccCGACCACGATCTCGGTCACGCTCCAAATCAAGATCCCGGACGCGGTCCCGCTCTCCTTCTCACACTCGACCTAGACGGCGCCATAGATCCCGATCAAG ATCGTATTCACCTAGAAGGCGGCCAAGCCCAAGAAGGCGGCCATCTCCTCGAAGAAGAACTCCGCCAAGAAGAATGCCTCCTCCACCAAGGCATAGAAGGAGTAGATCTCCAGTAAGAcg AAGAAGACGTTCGTCAGCATCCTTGTCTGGGAGTAGCTCATCATCCTCTTCATCTCGTTCACGGTCACCACCAAAGAAGCCTCCCAAGAGGACATCCAGCCCCCCTCGGAAAACTCGTAGGTTATCTCCTTCAGCAAGTCCTCCAAGGCGAAGGCACAGGCCATCACCTCCTGCAACTCCACCACCCAAAACTCGGCATTCCCCTACACCCCAGCAGTCAAACCGTACAAGAAAAAGTCGTGTTTCTGTGTCTCCAGGGAGAACTTCAG TGACAAAACATAAAGGTACTGAGAAAAGAGAATCCCCTTCACCAGCACCGAAGCCTAGAAAAGTAGAGTTATCTGAATCGG AAGAAGATAAAGGTGGCAAAATGGCTGCAGCAGATTCTGTGCAGCAGAGACGCCAATACAGACGACAAAACCAGCAGTCTTCATCTG actctggctcctcctcctcctcagaagATGAACGACCCAAGAGATCCCATGTGAAGAATGGTGAGGTTGGCAGGCGGCGGAGACATTCCCCTTCCCGGAGTGCTTCTCCATCACCACGAAAGCGCCAAAAAGAGACTTCCCCTCG GATGCAGATGGGAAAGCGATGGCAATCGCCAGTGACTAAAAG TGGTAGACGGAGGAGAAGTCCATCCCCACCACCCACCAGAAGGCGACGGTCTCCTTCTCCCGCCCCTCCTCCTCGACGGCGCAGGACTCCCACACCACCACCACGACGAAG GactccttctcctcccccacGTCGGCGCTCACCTTCTCCTAGAAGATACTCTCCTCCAATACAGAGGAGATACTCTCCTTCTCCACCTCCAAAGAGAAGAACGGCTTCACCTCCTCCCCCTCCTAAACGAAGAGCATCACCATCTCCACCACCAAAGCGGCGGGTCTCCCATTCTCCACCTCCCAAACAAAGAAGCTCCCCAGTCACCAAGAGACGTTCACCTTCATTATCATCCAAGCATAGGAAAGGGTCTTCCCCAAGCCGCTCTACCCGGGAGGCCCGATCACCACAACCAAACAAACGGCATTCGCCCTCACCACGGCCTCGAGCTCCTCAGACCTCCTCAAGTCCTCCACCCGTTCGAAGAGGAGCGTCGTCATCACCCCAAAGAAGGCAGTCCCCGTCTCCAAGTACTAGGCCCATTAGGAGAGTCTCCAGGACTCCGGAacctaaaaagataaaaaa GGCTGCTTCCCCAAGCCCACAGTCTGTAAGAAGGGTCTCATCCTCCCGATCTGTCTCCGGGTCTCCTGAGCCAGCAGCTAAAAAGCCCCCAGCACCTCCATCCCCCGTCCAGTCTCAGTCACCGTCTACAAACTGGTCACCAGCTGTACCGGTCAAAAAGGCCAAAAGCCCAACACCGAGCCCATCACCGCCAAGA aatTCAGATCAGGAAGGaggtggaaagaaaaagaagaaaaagaaggacaagaaacacaaaaaggaTAAGAAGCACAAGAAGCACAAAAAACACAAGAAGGAAAAGGCTGtggctgcagctgctgcagctgctgtgacCCCTGCAGCCATTGCAGCTGCCACAACCACATTAGCACAGGAAGAGCCAGTGGCAGCGCCAGAGCCGAAGAAG gAGACTGAAAGTGAAGCTGAAGATAACCTTGATGATTTAGAAAAGCACCTGCGTGAAAAGGCCCTGAGATCAATGAGGAAGGCCCAAGTGTCCCCACAGTCTTAG
- the SRRM1 gene encoding serine/arginine repetitive matrix protein 1 isoform X5 has product MSKVNLEVIKPWITKRVTEILGFEDDVVIEFIFNQLEVKNPDSKMMQINLTGFLNGKNAREFMGELWPLLLSAQENIAGIPSAFLELKKEEIKQRQIEQEKLASMKKQDEDKDKRDKEEKESSREKRERSRSPRRRKSRSPSPRRRSSPVRRERKRSHSRSPRHRTKSRSPSPAPEKKEKTPELPEPSVKVKEPSVQEATSTSDILKVPKPEPIPEPKEPSPEKNSKKEKEKEKTRPRSRSRSKSRSRTRSRSPSHTRPRRRHRSRSRSYSPRRRPSPRRRPSPRRRTPPRRMPPPPRHRRSRSPVRRRRRSSASLSGSSSSSSSSRSRSPPKKPPKRTSSPPRKTRRLSPSASPPRRRHRPSPPATPPPKTRHSPTPQQSNRTRKSRVSVSPGRTSVTKHKGTEKRESPSPAPKPRKVELSESEEDKGGKMAAADSVQQRRQYRRQNQQSSSDSGSSSSSEDERPKRSHVKNGEVGRRRRHSPSRSASPSPRKRQKETSPRGRRRRSPSPPPTRRRRSPSPAPPPRRRRTPTPPPRRRTPSPPPRRRSPSPRRYSPPIQRRYSPSPPPKRRTASPPPPPKRRASPSPPPKRRVSHSPPPKQRSSPVTKRRSPSLSSKHRKGSSPSRSTREARSPQPNKRHSPSPRPRAPQTSSSPPPVRRGASSSPQRRQSPSPSTRPIRRVSRTPEPKKIKKAASPSPQSVRRVSSSRSVSGSPEPAAKKPPAPPSPVQSQSPSTNWSPAVPVKKAKSPTPSPSPPRNSDQEGGGKKKKKKKDKKHKKDKKHKKHKKHKKEKAVAAAAAAAVTPAAIAAATTTLAQEEPVAAPEPKKETESEAEDNLDDLEKHLREKALRSMRKAQVSPQS; this is encoded by the exons ATGAGCAAAGTAAATTTGGAGGTTATAAAGCCTTGGATAACAAAAAGAGTAACGGAAATCCTTGGGTTTGAAGATGATGTTGTGATTGAGTTTATATTCAACCAGCTGGAAGTGAAG AATCCAGACTCCAAAATGATGCAAATCAACCTGACTGGATTTTTGAATGGAAAAAATGCTCGAGAATTTATGGGAGAACTGTGGCCCCTGCTGCTAAGTGCACAAGAAAACATCGCGGGAATCCCTTCTGCTTTCCTAgaactgaagaaagaagaaataaaacaaagacag ATTGAACAAGAAAAACTGGCATCTATGAAAAAGCAAGATGAAGACAAAGATAAAAgagataaggaagaaaaagaaagcagcagaGAAAAAAGGGAGCGGTCTCGTAGCCCAAGAAG ACGCAAATCCAGATCTCCTTCCCCTAGAAGACGATCTTCCCCtgtcaggagagagagaaagcgcAGTCATTCTCGATCTCCCCGTCACAGAACCAAGAGCCGGAGTCCTTCCCCTGctccagaaaagaaggaaaaaactccagaGCTCCCAGAACCTTCAGTGAAAGTAAAAGAACCTTCAGTACAAGAGGCTACTTCTACTAG TGACATTCTGAAAGTTCCCAAACCTGAACCTATACCAGAGCCTAAAGAACCTTCTCcggaaaaaaattccaaaaaagaaaaggagaaggagaagaccCGACCACGATCTCGGTCACGCTCCAAATCAAGATCCCGGACGCGGTCCCGCTCTCCTTCTCACACTCGACCTAGACGGCGCCATAGATCCCGATCAAG ATCGTATTCACCTAGAAGGCGGCCAAGCCCAAGAAGGCGGCCATCTCCTCGAAGAAGAACTCCGCCAAGAAGAATGCCTCCTCCACCAAGGCATAGAAGGAGTAGATCTCCAGTAAGAcg AAGAAGACGTTCGTCAGCATCCTTGTCTGGGAGTAGCTCATCATCCTCTTCATCTCGTTCACGGTCACCACCAAAGAAGCCTCCCAAGAGGACATCCAGCCCCCCTCGGAAAACTCGTAGGTTATCTCCTTCAGCAAGTCCTCCAAGGCGAAGGCACAGGCCATCACCTCCTGCAACTCCACCACCCAAAACTCGGCATTCCCCTACACCCCAGCAGTCAAACCGTACAAGAAAAAGTCGTGTTTCTGTGTCTCCAGGGAGAACTTCAG TGACAAAACATAAAGGTACTGAGAAAAGAGAATCCCCTTCACCAGCACCGAAGCCTAGAAAAGTAGAGTTATCTGAATCGG AAGAAGATAAAGGTGGCAAAATGGCTGCAGCAGATTCTGTGCAGCAGAGACGCCAATACAGACGACAAAACCAGCAGTCTTCATCTG actctggctcctcctcctcctcagaagATGAACGACCCAAGAGATCCCATGTGAAGAATGGTGAGGTTGGCAGGCGGCGGAGACATTCCCCTTCCCGGAGTGCTTCTCCATCACCACGAAAGCGCCAAAAAGAGACTTCCCCTCG TGGTAGACGGAGGAGAAGTCCATCCCCACCACCCACCAGAAGGCGACGGTCTCCTTCTCCCGCCCCTCCTCCTCGACGGCGCAGGACTCCCACACCACCACCACGACGAAG GactccttctcctcccccacGTCGGCGCTCACCTTCTCCTAGAAGATACTCTCCTCCAATACAGAGGAGATACTCTCCTTCTCCACCTCCAAAGAGAAGAACGGCTTCACCTCCTCCCCCTCCTAAACGAAGAGCATCACCATCTCCACCACCAAAGCGGCGGGTCTCCCATTCTCCACCTCCCAAACAAAGAAGCTCCCCAGTCACCAAGAGACGTTCACCTTCATTATCATCCAAGCATAGGAAAGGGTCTTCCCCAAGCCGCTCTACCCGGGAGGCCCGATCACCACAACCAAACAAACGGCATTCGCCCTCACCACGGCCTCGAGCTCCTCAGACCTCCTCAAGTCCTCCACCCGTTCGAAGAGGAGCGTCGTCATCACCCCAAAGAAGGCAGTCCCCGTCTCCAAGTACTAGGCCCATTAGGAGAGTCTCCAGGACTCCGGAacctaaaaagataaaaaa GGCTGCTTCCCCAAGCCCACAGTCTGTAAGAAGGGTCTCATCCTCCCGATCTGTCTCCGGGTCTCCTGAGCCAGCAGCTAAAAAGCCCCCAGCACCTCCATCCCCCGTCCAGTCTCAGTCACCGTCTACAAACTGGTCACCAGCTGTACCGGTCAAAAAGGCCAAAAGCCCAACACCGAGCCCATCACCGCCAAGA aatTCAGATCAGGAAGGaggtggaaagaaaaagaagaaaaagaaggacaagaaacacaaaaaggaTAAGAAGCACAAGAAGCACAAAAAACACAAGAAGGAAAAGGCTGtggctgcagctgctgcagctgctgtgacCCCTGCAGCCATTGCAGCTGCCACAACCACATTAGCACAGGAAGAGCCAGTGGCAGCGCCAGAGCCGAAGAAG gAGACTGAAAGTGAAGCTGAAGATAACCTTGATGATTTAGAAAAGCACCTGCGTGAAAAGGCCCTGAGATCAATGAGGAAGGCCCAAGTGTCCCCACAGTCTTAG
- the SRRM1 gene encoding serine/arginine repetitive matrix protein 1 isoform X2 translates to MSKVNLEVIKPWITKRVTEILGFEDDVVIEFIFNQLEVKNPDSKMMQINLTGFLNGKNAREFMGELWPLLLSAQENIAGIPSAFLELKKEEIKQRQIEQEKLASMKKQDEDKDKRDKEEKESSREKRERSRSPRRRKSRSPSPRRRSSPVRRERKRSHSRSPRHRTKSRSPSPAPEKKEKTPELPEPSVKVKEPSVQEATSTSDILKVPKPEPIPEPKEPSPEKNSKKEKEKEKTRPRSRSRSKSRSRTRSRSPSHTRPRRRHRSRSRSYSPRRRPSPRRRPSPRRRTPPRRMPPPPRHRRSRSPVRRRRRSSASLSGSSSSSSSSRSRSPPKKPPKRTSSPPRKTRRLSPSASPPRRRHRPSPPATPPPKTRHSPTPQQSNRTRKSRVSVSPGRTSVTKHKGTEKRESPSPAPKPRKVELSESEDKGGKMAAADSVQQRRQYRRQNQQSSSDSGSSSSSEDERPKRSHVKNGEVGRRRRHSPSRSASPSPRKRQKETSPRMQMGKRWQSPVTKSGRRRRSPSPPPTRRRRSPSPAPPPRRRRTPTPPPRRRTPSPPPRRRSPSPRRYSPPIQRRYSPSPPPKRRTASPPPPPKRRASPSPPPKRRVSHSPPPKQRSSPVTKRRSPSLSSKHRKGSSPSRSTREARSPQPNKRHSPSPRPRAPQTSSSPPPVRRGASSSPQRRQSPSPSTRPIRRVSRTPEPKKIKKAASPSPQSVRRVSSSRSVSGSPEPAAKKPPAPPSPVQSQSPSTNWSPAVPVKKAKSPTPSPSPPRNSDQEGGGKKKKKKKDKKHKKDKKHKKHKKHKKEKAVAAAAAAAVTPAAIAAATTTLAQEEPVAAPEPKKETESEAEDNLDDLEKHLREKALRSMRKAQVSPQS, encoded by the exons ATGAGCAAAGTAAATTTGGAGGTTATAAAGCCTTGGATAACAAAAAGAGTAACGGAAATCCTTGGGTTTGAAGATGATGTTGTGATTGAGTTTATATTCAACCAGCTGGAAGTGAAG AATCCAGACTCCAAAATGATGCAAATCAACCTGACTGGATTTTTGAATGGAAAAAATGCTCGAGAATTTATGGGAGAACTGTGGCCCCTGCTGCTAAGTGCACAAGAAAACATCGCGGGAATCCCTTCTGCTTTCCTAgaactgaagaaagaagaaataaaacaaagacag ATTGAACAAGAAAAACTGGCATCTATGAAAAAGCAAGATGAAGACAAAGATAAAAgagataaggaagaaaaagaaagcagcagaGAAAAAAGGGAGCGGTCTCGTAGCCCAAGAAG ACGCAAATCCAGATCTCCTTCCCCTAGAAGACGATCTTCCCCtgtcaggagagagagaaagcgcAGTCATTCTCGATCTCCCCGTCACAGAACCAAGAGCCGGAGTCCTTCCCCTGctccagaaaagaaggaaaaaactccagaGCTCCCAGAACCTTCAGTGAAAGTAAAAGAACCTTCAGTACAAGAGGCTACTTCTACTAG TGACATTCTGAAAGTTCCCAAACCTGAACCTATACCAGAGCCTAAAGAACCTTCTCcggaaaaaaattccaaaaaagaaaaggagaaggagaagaccCGACCACGATCTCGGTCACGCTCCAAATCAAGATCCCGGACGCGGTCCCGCTCTCCTTCTCACACTCGACCTAGACGGCGCCATAGATCCCGATCAAG ATCGTATTCACCTAGAAGGCGGCCAAGCCCAAGAAGGCGGCCATCTCCTCGAAGAAGAACTCCGCCAAGAAGAATGCCTCCTCCACCAAGGCATAGAAGGAGTAGATCTCCAGTAAGAcg AAGAAGACGTTCGTCAGCATCCTTGTCTGGGAGTAGCTCATCATCCTCTTCATCTCGTTCACGGTCACCACCAAAGAAGCCTCCCAAGAGGACATCCAGCCCCCCTCGGAAAACTCGTAGGTTATCTCCTTCAGCAAGTCCTCCAAGGCGAAGGCACAGGCCATCACCTCCTGCAACTCCACCACCCAAAACTCGGCATTCCCCTACACCCCAGCAGTCAAACCGTACAAGAAAAAGTCGTGTTTCTGTGTCTCCAGGGAGAACTTCAG TGACAAAACATAAAGGTACTGAGAAAAGAGAATCCCCTTCACCAGCACCGAAGCCTAGAAAAGTAGAGTTATCTGAATCGG AAGATAAAGGTGGCAAAATGGCTGCAGCAGATTCTGTGCAGCAGAGACGCCAATACAGACGACAAAACCAGCAGTCTTCATCTG actctggctcctcctcctcctcagaagATGAACGACCCAAGAGATCCCATGTGAAGAATGGTGAGGTTGGCAGGCGGCGGAGACATTCCCCTTCCCGGAGTGCTTCTCCATCACCACGAAAGCGCCAAAAAGAGACTTCCCCTCG GATGCAGATGGGAAAGCGATGGCAATCGCCAGTGACTAAAAG TGGTAGACGGAGGAGAAGTCCATCCCCACCACCCACCAGAAGGCGACGGTCTCCTTCTCCCGCCCCTCCTCCTCGACGGCGCAGGACTCCCACACCACCACCACGACGAAG GactccttctcctcccccacGTCGGCGCTCACCTTCTCCTAGAAGATACTCTCCTCCAATACAGAGGAGATACTCTCCTTCTCCACCTCCAAAGAGAAGAACGGCTTCACCTCCTCCCCCTCCTAAACGAAGAGCATCACCATCTCCACCACCAAAGCGGCGGGTCTCCCATTCTCCACCTCCCAAACAAAGAAGCTCCCCAGTCACCAAGAGACGTTCACCTTCATTATCATCCAAGCATAGGAAAGGGTCTTCCCCAAGCCGCTCTACCCGGGAGGCCCGATCACCACAACCAAACAAACGGCATTCGCCCTCACCACGGCCTCGAGCTCCTCAGACCTCCTCAAGTCCTCCACCCGTTCGAAGAGGAGCGTCGTCATCACCCCAAAGAAGGCAGTCCCCGTCTCCAAGTACTAGGCCCATTAGGAGAGTCTCCAGGACTCCGGAacctaaaaagataaaaaa GGCTGCTTCCCCAAGCCCACAGTCTGTAAGAAGGGTCTCATCCTCCCGATCTGTCTCCGGGTCTCCTGAGCCAGCAGCTAAAAAGCCCCCAGCACCTCCATCCCCCGTCCAGTCTCAGTCACCGTCTACAAACTGGTCACCAGCTGTACCGGTCAAAAAGGCCAAAAGCCCAACACCGAGCCCATCACCGCCAAGA aatTCAGATCAGGAAGGaggtggaaagaaaaagaagaaaaagaaggacaagaaacacaaaaaggaTAAGAAGCACAAGAAGCACAAAAAACACAAGAAGGAAAAGGCTGtggctgcagctgctgcagctgctgtgacCCCTGCAGCCATTGCAGCTGCCACAACCACATTAGCACAGGAAGAGCCAGTGGCAGCGCCAGAGCCGAAGAAG gAGACTGAAAGTGAAGCTGAAGATAACCTTGATGATTTAGAAAAGCACCTGCGTGAAAAGGCCCTGAGATCAATGAGGAAGGCCCAAGTGTCCCCACAGTCTTAG
- the SRRM1 gene encoding serine/arginine repetitive matrix protein 1 isoform X4, with product MSKVNLEVIKPWITKRVTEILGFEDDVVIEFIFNQLEVKNPDSKMMQINLTGFLNGKNAREFMGELWPLLLSAQENIAGIPSAFLELKKEEIKQRQIEQEKLASMKKQDEDKDKRDKEEKESSREKRERSRSPRRRKSRSPSPRRRSSPVRRERKRSHSRSPRHRTKSRSPSPAPEKKEKTPELPEPSVKVKEPSVQEATSTSDILKVPKPEPIPEPKEPSPEKNSKKEKEKEKTRPRSRSRSKSRSRTRSRSPSHTRPRRRHRSRSRSYSPRRRPSPRRRPSPRRRTPPRRMPPPPRHRRSRSPVRRRRRSSASLSGSSSSSSSSRSRSPPKKPPKRTSSPPRKTRRLSPSASPPRRRHRPSPPATPPPKTRHSPTPQQSNRTRKSRVSVSPGRTSGKVTKHKGTEKRESPSPAPKPRKVELSESEDKGGKMAAADSVQQRRQYRRQNQQSSSDSGSSSSSEDERPKRSHVKNGEVGRRRRHSPSRSASPSPRKRQKETSPRGRRRRSPSPPPTRRRRSPSPAPPPRRRRTPTPPPRRRTPSPPPRRRSPSPRRYSPPIQRRYSPSPPPKRRTASPPPPPKRRASPSPPPKRRVSHSPPPKQRSSPVTKRRSPSLSSKHRKGSSPSRSTREARSPQPNKRHSPSPRPRAPQTSSSPPPVRRGASSSPQRRQSPSPSTRPIRRVSRTPEPKKIKKAASPSPQSVRRVSSSRSVSGSPEPAAKKPPAPPSPVQSQSPSTNWSPAVPVKKAKSPTPSPSPPRNSDQEGGGKKKKKKKDKKHKKDKKHKKHKKHKKEKAVAAAAAAAVTPAAIAAATTTLAQEEPVAAPEPKKETESEAEDNLDDLEKHLREKALRSMRKAQVSPQS from the exons ATGAGCAAAGTAAATTTGGAGGTTATAAAGCCTTGGATAACAAAAAGAGTAACGGAAATCCTTGGGTTTGAAGATGATGTTGTGATTGAGTTTATATTCAACCAGCTGGAAGTGAAG AATCCAGACTCCAAAATGATGCAAATCAACCTGACTGGATTTTTGAATGGAAAAAATGCTCGAGAATTTATGGGAGAACTGTGGCCCCTGCTGCTAAGTGCACAAGAAAACATCGCGGGAATCCCTTCTGCTTTCCTAgaactgaagaaagaagaaataaaacaaagacag ATTGAACAAGAAAAACTGGCATCTATGAAAAAGCAAGATGAAGACAAAGATAAAAgagataaggaagaaaaagaaagcagcagaGAAAAAAGGGAGCGGTCTCGTAGCCCAAGAAG ACGCAAATCCAGATCTCCTTCCCCTAGAAGACGATCTTCCCCtgtcaggagagagagaaagcgcAGTCATTCTCGATCTCCCCGTCACAGAACCAAGAGCCGGAGTCCTTCCCCTGctccagaaaagaaggaaaaaactccagaGCTCCCAGAACCTTCAGTGAAAGTAAAAGAACCTTCAGTACAAGAGGCTACTTCTACTAG TGACATTCTGAAAGTTCCCAAACCTGAACCTATACCAGAGCCTAAAGAACCTTCTCcggaaaaaaattccaaaaaagaaaaggagaaggagaagaccCGACCACGATCTCGGTCACGCTCCAAATCAAGATCCCGGACGCGGTCCCGCTCTCCTTCTCACACTCGACCTAGACGGCGCCATAGATCCCGATCAAG ATCGTATTCACCTAGAAGGCGGCCAAGCCCAAGAAGGCGGCCATCTCCTCGAAGAAGAACTCCGCCAAGAAGAATGCCTCCTCCACCAAGGCATAGAAGGAGTAGATCTCCAGTAAGAcg AAGAAGACGTTCGTCAGCATCCTTGTCTGGGAGTAGCTCATCATCCTCTTCATCTCGTTCACGGTCACCACCAAAGAAGCCTCCCAAGAGGACATCCAGCCCCCCTCGGAAAACTCGTAGGTTATCTCCTTCAGCAAGTCCTCCAAGGCGAAGGCACAGGCCATCACCTCCTGCAACTCCACCACCCAAAACTCGGCATTCCCCTACACCCCAGCAGTCAAACCGTACAAGAAAAAGTCGTGTTTCTGTGTCTCCAGGGAGAACTTCAGGTAAAG TGACAAAACATAAAGGTACTGAGAAAAGAGAATCCCCTTCACCAGCACCGAAGCCTAGAAAAGTAGAGTTATCTGAATCGG AAGATAAAGGTGGCAAAATGGCTGCAGCAGATTCTGTGCAGCAGAGACGCCAATACAGACGACAAAACCAGCAGTCTTCATCTG actctggctcctcctcctcctcagaagATGAACGACCCAAGAGATCCCATGTGAAGAATGGTGAGGTTGGCAGGCGGCGGAGACATTCCCCTTCCCGGAGTGCTTCTCCATCACCACGAAAGCGCCAAAAAGAGACTTCCCCTCG TGGTAGACGGAGGAGAAGTCCATCCCCACCACCCACCAGAAGGCGACGGTCTCCTTCTCCCGCCCCTCCTCCTCGACGGCGCAGGACTCCCACACCACCACCACGACGAAG GactccttctcctcccccacGTCGGCGCTCACCTTCTCCTAGAAGATACTCTCCTCCAATACAGAGGAGATACTCTCCTTCTCCACCTCCAAAGAGAAGAACGGCTTCACCTCCTCCCCCTCCTAAACGAAGAGCATCACCATCTCCACCACCAAAGCGGCGGGTCTCCCATTCTCCACCTCCCAAACAAAGAAGCTCCCCAGTCACCAAGAGACGTTCACCTTCATTATCATCCAAGCATAGGAAAGGGTCTTCCCCAAGCCGCTCTACCCGGGAGGCCCGATCACCACAACCAAACAAACGGCATTCGCCCTCACCACGGCCTCGAGCTCCTCAGACCTCCTCAAGTCCTCCACCCGTTCGAAGAGGAGCGTCGTCATCACCCCAAAGAAGGCAGTCCCCGTCTCCAAGTACTAGGCCCATTAGGAGAGTCTCCAGGACTCCGGAacctaaaaagataaaaaa GGCTGCTTCCCCAAGCCCACAGTCTGTAAGAAGGGTCTCATCCTCCCGATCTGTCTCCGGGTCTCCTGAGCCAGCAGCTAAAAAGCCCCCAGCACCTCCATCCCCCGTCCAGTCTCAGTCACCGTCTACAAACTGGTCACCAGCTGTACCGGTCAAAAAGGCCAAAAGCCCAACACCGAGCCCATCACCGCCAAGA aatTCAGATCAGGAAGGaggtggaaagaaaaagaagaaaaagaaggacaagaaacacaaaaaggaTAAGAAGCACAAGAAGCACAAAAAACACAAGAAGGAAAAGGCTGtggctgcagctgctgcagctgctgtgacCCCTGCAGCCATTGCAGCTGCCACAACCACATTAGCACAGGAAGAGCCAGTGGCAGCGCCAGAGCCGAAGAAG gAGACTGAAAGTGAAGCTGAAGATAACCTTGATGATTTAGAAAAGCACCTGCGTGAAAAGGCCCTGAGATCAATGAGGAAGGCCCAAGTGTCCCCACAGTCTTAG